Part of the Catalinimonas alkaloidigena genome is shown below.
CCATTTGCTTAATGACAAAGATGTAAAAATTGCGATTAAATCAATTATAGACGAGCTTGATAGTGGCACCAAGAGAGTCGCAGAACAAATTGATGGTGAGTGGGTAGTGCATGAGTGGATAAAAAAAGCAGTTATTTTATACTTCCCGATTCAGAAAATGCAGCTTCTTGAATTGGGGCCATTTGAGTTTCATGATAAGATGAAACTTAAGACTGGATATGATAAGATTGGCGTTAGGGTTGTACCGCATGCTGTAGCACGATATGGAGCCTATCTGAGCAAAGGCGTCGTGATGATGCCCTCCTACGTTAACATTGGTGCATTTGTAGATGAAGGCACTATGGTAGATACCTGGGCTACAGTGGGAAGTTGTGCCCAGATCGGAAAGAATGTTCATTTAAGTGGTGGTGTCGGTATCGGTGGGGTACTCGAGCCCTTACAGGCAAAACCAGTTATCGTGGAAGATAATGCCTTTATTGGTTCTCGTTGTATTTTGGTTGAAGGCGTTCATATTGAAAAAGAGGCAGTTTTAGGTGCTAACGTAACACTCACTGCAAGTTCTAAAATTATAGATGTTACTCAGGAAGAGCCTGTGATCTATAAAGGAAAAGTGCCTGCTCGTTCAGTAGTAATTCCTGGCTCTTATACCAAAAAGTTTCCCGCTGGTGAATACCAGGTTCCCTGCGCGCTGATCATTGGAGAAAGAAAAGCCAGCACTGATCTAAAAACGTCACTAAACGAAGCATTACGTGAAAACAACGTAGCGGTTTAAGTTAACAATGGCATTTATTTTGTCACTTACATACTAACAACTTCTAAATAAATTTAAGAGGAAATTGCAGTTGTAAATAAACCAATTATTATAGGTTTGTGTTAACTTATCAATTTCGCAAAAAAAACCATTAAACTATGATGTTTGGAAAATGGATGCTAAGTTTTAGTGTCATTTCAATATTATTTTTTGCTTGTAATAGCAATGAATACAAAATGGCTGATCGCTATTTTGAGCAGGGAGAATATAAGAAAGCAATAGAGCAATATAATGAATACCTGGAATATCAACCCACGCATGTCGAGTCCATGTATAATCGCGGGCGAGCATATGAGGAATTAGGAGAGTTTAAGAAATCTCTAGCTAGCTATGAGGAGGCATTAGAGGTAGATCCCAAAAATGTAAATGCCCTGATGAGCATTGGTAAATACCATTTTAGAAACGAAAACTATCAGGATGCGGCTTTTTATT
Proteins encoded:
- a CDS encoding 2,3,4,5-tetrahydropyridine-2,6-dicarboxylate N-succinyltransferase, which encodes MELRNLIEKAWDNRHLLNDKDVKIAIKSIIDELDSGTKRVAEQIDGEWVVHEWIKKAVILYFPIQKMQLLELGPFEFHDKMKLKTGYDKIGVRVVPHAVARYGAYLSKGVVMMPSYVNIGAFVDEGTMVDTWATVGSCAQIGKNVHLSGGVGIGGVLEPLQAKPVIVEDNAFIGSRCILVEGVHIEKEAVLGANVTLTASSKIIDVTQEEPVIYKGKVPARSVVIPGSYTKKFPAGEYQVPCALIIGERKASTDLKTSLNEALRENNVAV
- a CDS encoding tetratricopeptide repeat protein — protein: MMFGKWMLSFSVISILFFACNSNEYKMADRYFEQGEYKKAIEQYNEYLEYQPTHVESMYNRGRAYEELGEFKKSLASYEEALEVDPKNVNALMSIGKYHFRNENYQDAAFYFDKASQIHKSDAKAHYLAGRAFHKSGKTKEAMDAYNSTISLDDQYGEAFLYRGALKVYEGKKSAGCEDFRLASALNVAEAQEAIDQYCN